A region from the Vicia villosa cultivar HV-30 ecotype Madison, WI linkage group LG3, Vvil1.0, whole genome shotgun sequence genome encodes:
- the LOC131654879 gene encoding WEB family protein At1g75720-like, translating into MNKKLSRNTEIDTRAPFRSVKEAVSLFGDKVLAGELYANVTKLKHQIHVGANENEVDQSSRIETVAAELEETRENLEKAKEESMLMAHCMSSLQEELERTKQELEHLKQRETEKHQVEPSETEDVKFVENLNTFEVKSSRFDDELMMEFQKKRYVTFANPPSVSHVMLPQSQGVEKLERHPSLRKKKKKSLIPLIGGIFSRKKGTSQEVA; encoded by the exons ATGAATAAGAAGCTTTCAAGAAACACAGAGATTGACACAAGAGCACCGTTTAGGTCTGTCAAAGAGGCTGTCTCGTTATTCGGAGATAAAGTTTTGGCCGGAGAGCTCTACGCAAATGTAACCAAACTCAAACATCAG ATACATGTTGGAGCAAATGAAAATGAGGTTGATCAATCTTCAAGGATTGAAACCGTTGCAGCCGAGCTAGAAGAGACGCGAGAGAATCTAGAGAAAGCAAAAGAAGAAAGCATGTTAATGGCGCATTGTATGTCATCTCTCCAAGAAGAACTCGAACGCACGAAGCAAGAGCTCGAACATTTGAAGCAACGAGAAACAGAAAAACATCAAGTGGAACCGTCCGAAACCGAGGACGTGAAGTTCGTGGAGAATTTGAACACGTTTGAAGTGAAAAGTTCAAGATTCGATGACGAATTAATGATGGAGTTTCAAAAGAAACGGTACGTGACATTCGCGAATCCACCGTCTGTTTCTCATGTTATGTTGCCACAAAGTCAGGGTGTGGAAAAATTGGAAAGGCACCCTTCTcttaggaagaagaagaagaagtcattgATTCCACTCATTGGAGGCATTTTTTCTAGGAAAAAGGGAACAAGCCAAGAAGTTGCATGA
- the LOC131654880 gene encoding uncharacterized protein LOC131654880 isoform X2, producing the protein MDKTSMKRATPRTTNRHIHKKQQQQSVTGFKKSKKEKLRTLSSMGCNLDHHSHKSISNNKKVFNECNGVDHASVPPMKKRGRESILTDSEKLKYGIESAQKDSIKKSKKQVELGPITKDEQEVAETLYALAGMFPANDESELDRESKKLSVSQDQDESANVIYQEANEDVNLIAESSAKGAVKNSPLSEAVDVEQIDLHRSEDFSVATHSTAPKVNLQGVTMMVKRSENDVKAELHDSELCLGMGLNASTQSQISQTGGKVNVEYETAGGIDCKQEQHIIKYQRENDGLTLWTGSTARASTAINASYLQSSAAAKAPHWLNAAISNSKHDFMESGSSGGKISKTSVRKKSWKSCAAHVHISQLIRSLELPKPQVAKEPELYECDQIRVQHQGSKCGVLTEAQNSNTTRNGNAFAARTVQSASLKNFPENKNGVLQQQCHFLDISLSQPSPTPAKHAPQSQSFNFLSLSAGCNGLKVDDCLIKGGSRLGPFSKSQAPYFRSIQQQHGGLMAIPTTSNQYTSTSYINQLPTAGPQVRLQQPHYYGTPLCGTQYSSTNSYKQQYQNIWAAQLVTQGGSSSVNNNLMRVQYPNWQSGRHETGVVNPGVQVMVPYHSLASLESLGSKITSISDQQQSFTPASSISLSRTNGLEEIRGRFHGSGASSLQLLCDERI; encoded by the exons ATGGACAAAACCTCAATGAAACGTGCAACACCTCGAACCACAAACCGACACATtcacaaaaaacaacaacaacaatctg TAACAGGTTTCAAAAAATCGAAGAAGGAAAAGTTAAGAACCTTGAGCTCAATGGGCTGCAATCTGGATCATCATTCTCATAAATCTATTTCCAATAACAAAaag GTTTTCAATGAATGCAATGGCGTTGATCATGCCTCTGTTCCGC CAATGAAGAAGCGGGGTCGTGAATCGATTTTAACTGATTCTGAAAAGCTGAAATATGGAATAGAATCTGCTCAAAAAGATAGCATAAAGAAATCCAAA AAACAAGTTGAACTTGGGCCCATTACAAAAGATGAACAAGAGGTTGCTGAGACTCTGTATGCCTTGGCTGGAATGTTTCCTGCCAATGATGAGAGTGAACTAGACCGCGAATCGAAGAAATTATCGGTTTCGCAGGACCAAGATGAGAGTGCTAATGTTATTTATCAAG AAGCTAATGAGGATGTTAATCTTATTGCTGAAAGTTCAGCTAAGGGAGCAGTGAAAAATAGTCCTTTGAGCGAAGCTGTTGATGTTGAACAGATTGATTTACACAGAAGTGAAGATTTCTCAGTGGCAACTCACAGCACGGCTCCAAAAGTAAATCTGCAGGGTGTGACTATGATGGTTAAGAGGAGTGAAAATGATGTTAAAGCGGAATTGCATGACTCTGAGTTGTGTCTTGGAATGGG ATTAAATGCATCCACACAATCGCAAATTTCACAAACTGGGGGAAAAGTAAACGTGGAGTATGAGACG GCTGGTGGCATTGATTGTAAGCAAGAGCAACATATAATCAAGTACCAGAGAGAAAATG ATGGTCTAACATTATGGACTGGCTCGACGGCAAGGGCATCTACTGCGATTAATGCTTCTTATTTGCA GTCTTCTGCTGCCGCTAAAGCTCCACATTGGTTGAATGCTGCTATTAGCAACTCCAAACATGATTTCATGGAAAGTGGTTCTTCTGGTGGAAAG ATTTCCAAAACTTCCGTTCGTAAAAAGTCATGGAAGAGTTGTGCAGCTCATGTTCACATCAGTCAACTCATCCGGAGTTTAGAACTACCAAAACCGCAGGTTGCCAAAGAACCTGAGCTTTACGAGTGTGATCAAATCAGAGTACAACACCAAGGGTCAAAGTGTGGAGTTCTAACCGAAGCACAAAACTCAAATACGACGAGAAATGGAAATGCTTTTGCTGCCAGAACAGTTCAATCTGCTAGTTTGAAGAATTTCCCTGAAAATAAAAATGGTGTTCTTCAGCAGCAGTGCCATTTTCTTGACATATCTCTGTCTCAGCCATCTCCAACACCTGCAAAACATGCTCCTCAATCGCAA AGTTTCAACTTCTTGTCCTTGTCGGCTGGATGTAACGGCTTGAAGGTTGATGATTGTTTAATTAAAGGTGGAAGTAGGTTGGGACCATTCTCAAAATCACAAGCCCCTTATTTTCGGTCTATACAACAGCAGCATGGTGGACTCATGGCAATACCTACAACTTCAAATCAGTATACATCCACTTCTTACATTAATCAGCTTCCTACTGCAGGACCACAG GTTCGGTTGCAGCAACCTCATTATTATGGTACACCATTATGTGGAACTCAATATAGTTCGACAAATTCATATAAACAGCAGTACCAAAACATTTGGGCGGCGCAATTAGTAACACAAGGTGGGTCTAGCAGCGTAAATAACAATCTCATGAGAGTTCAATATCCTAACTGGCAAAGTGGAAGACATGAAACTGGTGTAGTCAATCCGGGTGTCCAAGTCATGGTTCCTTACCATTCTCTTGCATCGCTAGAGTCACTTGGTTCAAAGATAACTTCAATCTCTGATCAACAACAGTCCTTTACACCTGCTTCATCAATTTCATTATCCAGGACAAATGGGCTAGAAGAAATTAGAGGCAGATTCCATGGTAGCGGTGCCTCATCGTTGCAGTTGCTGTGTGATGAACGCATATGA
- the LOC131654880 gene encoding uncharacterized protein LOC131654880 isoform X1: protein MDKTSMKRATPRTTNRHIHKKQQQQSVTGFKKSKKEKLRTLSSMGCNLDHHSHKSISNNKKVFNECNGVDHASVPRKIRSAMKKRGRESILTDSEKLKYGIESAQKDSIKKSKKQVELGPITKDEQEVAETLYALAGMFPANDESELDRESKKLSVSQDQDESANVIYQEANEDVNLIAESSAKGAVKNSPLSEAVDVEQIDLHRSEDFSVATHSTAPKVNLQGVTMMVKRSENDVKAELHDSELCLGMGLNASTQSQISQTGGKVNVEYETAGGIDCKQEQHIIKYQRENDGLTLWTGSTARASTAINASYLQSSAAAKAPHWLNAAISNSKHDFMESGSSGGKISKTSVRKKSWKSCAAHVHISQLIRSLELPKPQVAKEPELYECDQIRVQHQGSKCGVLTEAQNSNTTRNGNAFAARTVQSASLKNFPENKNGVLQQQCHFLDISLSQPSPTPAKHAPQSQSFNFLSLSAGCNGLKVDDCLIKGGSRLGPFSKSQAPYFRSIQQQHGGLMAIPTTSNQYTSTSYINQLPTAGPQVRLQQPHYYGTPLCGTQYSSTNSYKQQYQNIWAAQLVTQGGSSSVNNNLMRVQYPNWQSGRHETGVVNPGVQVMVPYHSLASLESLGSKITSISDQQQSFTPASSISLSRTNGLEEIRGRFHGSGASSLQLLCDERI, encoded by the exons ATGGACAAAACCTCAATGAAACGTGCAACACCTCGAACCACAAACCGACACATtcacaaaaaacaacaacaacaatctg TAACAGGTTTCAAAAAATCGAAGAAGGAAAAGTTAAGAACCTTGAGCTCAATGGGCTGCAATCTGGATCATCATTCTCATAAATCTATTTCCAATAACAAAaag GTTTTCAATGAATGCAATGGCGTTGATCATGCCTCTGTTCCGCGTAAGATACGTTCag CAATGAAGAAGCGGGGTCGTGAATCGATTTTAACTGATTCTGAAAAGCTGAAATATGGAATAGAATCTGCTCAAAAAGATAGCATAAAGAAATCCAAA AAACAAGTTGAACTTGGGCCCATTACAAAAGATGAACAAGAGGTTGCTGAGACTCTGTATGCCTTGGCTGGAATGTTTCCTGCCAATGATGAGAGTGAACTAGACCGCGAATCGAAGAAATTATCGGTTTCGCAGGACCAAGATGAGAGTGCTAATGTTATTTATCAAG AAGCTAATGAGGATGTTAATCTTATTGCTGAAAGTTCAGCTAAGGGAGCAGTGAAAAATAGTCCTTTGAGCGAAGCTGTTGATGTTGAACAGATTGATTTACACAGAAGTGAAGATTTCTCAGTGGCAACTCACAGCACGGCTCCAAAAGTAAATCTGCAGGGTGTGACTATGATGGTTAAGAGGAGTGAAAATGATGTTAAAGCGGAATTGCATGACTCTGAGTTGTGTCTTGGAATGGG ATTAAATGCATCCACACAATCGCAAATTTCACAAACTGGGGGAAAAGTAAACGTGGAGTATGAGACG GCTGGTGGCATTGATTGTAAGCAAGAGCAACATATAATCAAGTACCAGAGAGAAAATG ATGGTCTAACATTATGGACTGGCTCGACGGCAAGGGCATCTACTGCGATTAATGCTTCTTATTTGCA GTCTTCTGCTGCCGCTAAAGCTCCACATTGGTTGAATGCTGCTATTAGCAACTCCAAACATGATTTCATGGAAAGTGGTTCTTCTGGTGGAAAG ATTTCCAAAACTTCCGTTCGTAAAAAGTCATGGAAGAGTTGTGCAGCTCATGTTCACATCAGTCAACTCATCCGGAGTTTAGAACTACCAAAACCGCAGGTTGCCAAAGAACCTGAGCTTTACGAGTGTGATCAAATCAGAGTACAACACCAAGGGTCAAAGTGTGGAGTTCTAACCGAAGCACAAAACTCAAATACGACGAGAAATGGAAATGCTTTTGCTGCCAGAACAGTTCAATCTGCTAGTTTGAAGAATTTCCCTGAAAATAAAAATGGTGTTCTTCAGCAGCAGTGCCATTTTCTTGACATATCTCTGTCTCAGCCATCTCCAACACCTGCAAAACATGCTCCTCAATCGCAA AGTTTCAACTTCTTGTCCTTGTCGGCTGGATGTAACGGCTTGAAGGTTGATGATTGTTTAATTAAAGGTGGAAGTAGGTTGGGACCATTCTCAAAATCACAAGCCCCTTATTTTCGGTCTATACAACAGCAGCATGGTGGACTCATGGCAATACCTACAACTTCAAATCAGTATACATCCACTTCTTACATTAATCAGCTTCCTACTGCAGGACCACAG GTTCGGTTGCAGCAACCTCATTATTATGGTACACCATTATGTGGAACTCAATATAGTTCGACAAATTCATATAAACAGCAGTACCAAAACATTTGGGCGGCGCAATTAGTAACACAAGGTGGGTCTAGCAGCGTAAATAACAATCTCATGAGAGTTCAATATCCTAACTGGCAAAGTGGAAGACATGAAACTGGTGTAGTCAATCCGGGTGTCCAAGTCATGGTTCCTTACCATTCTCTTGCATCGCTAGAGTCACTTGGTTCAAAGATAACTTCAATCTCTGATCAACAACAGTCCTTTACACCTGCTTCATCAATTTCATTATCCAGGACAAATGGGCTAGAAGAAATTAGAGGCAGATTCCATGGTAGCGGTGCCTCATCGTTGCAGTTGCTGTGTGATGAACGCATATGA